A region from the Marinobacter sp. SS13-12 genome encodes:
- a CDS encoding MBL fold metallo-hydrolase, translated as MYAAKRIKIFVSSAGTAAAMLIGSGTLAAESTPEYPPLTIPFEAEPVSVDNVFYFSGHPGVPGEQNEGFTANAGFVITEKGVVVFDALGTPSLGAAIVDKIREITELPITHVVISHYHADHVYGLQAFRELTEAEVIAQEASSVYVNSPDAGQRLEQRRQALSPWVDDSTRLVAPDVTFKEETVLESGSYRFRAVHAGPAHSPDDSLMMVEPAGVLFSGDIIQNDRVPYLASSEVDTGNWMNAIDKVRELNPRILIPGHGKASEDAMEALNFTYDYLAYVRGRMGAAVEEWIEFEDAYERTDWTRYENLPAFDASNKANAYRVYLEMEKAALGGG; from the coding sequence ATGTATGCTGCAAAAAGAATTAAAATATTTGTCAGTTCCGCCGGTACGGCTGCCGCAATGCTGATCGGTTCAGGAACGCTGGCTGCCGAATCCACGCCGGAATATCCGCCACTCACGATTCCATTTGAGGCAGAGCCCGTGAGCGTGGACAACGTTTTCTATTTTTCAGGCCATCCCGGGGTGCCGGGAGAGCAGAACGAAGGTTTTACGGCCAATGCCGGATTCGTAATCACCGAAAAGGGCGTGGTGGTGTTCGATGCCCTGGGAACGCCAAGCCTTGGTGCAGCAATAGTCGATAAAATACGCGAAATTACGGAATTACCCATTACTCATGTGGTGATCAGCCATTATCATGCGGATCACGTGTACGGGCTCCAGGCGTTCAGGGAACTGACGGAAGCAGAGGTCATCGCTCAGGAAGCATCCAGTGTTTATGTCAACAGCCCGGATGCCGGCCAGCGCCTCGAACAACGTCGGCAGGCGCTCTCTCCCTGGGTAGACGATAGCACCAGGTTAGTTGCCCCCGATGTCACTTTTAAGGAGGAAACGGTGCTGGAATCCGGTAGTTACCGGTTCCGTGCCGTGCATGCAGGGCCCGCCCACTCTCCGGATGACAGCCTGATGATGGTTGAGCCTGCCGGTGTTCTTTTTTCCGGTGATATTATCCAGAATGACCGGGTTCCATACCTAGCCAGCTCCGAGGTGGACACCGGTAACTGGATGAACGCCATTGATAAGGTCAGGGAACTGAATCCCCGAATCCTGATACCCGGCCACGGCAAGGCATCCGAAGACGCCATGGAGGCTCTCAACTTCACCTATGACTATCTGGCGTATGTCCGGGGCCGCATGGGGGCTGCAGTCGAGGAGTGGATCGAATTCGAGGATGCCTATGAGCGGACGGACTGGACCCGCTATGAGAACCTGCCGGCATTCGATGCGTCCAACAAGGCCAACGCCTATCGCGTTTATCTTGAAATGGAAAAAGCCGCACTGGGAGGCGGCTAG